Within Triticum dicoccoides isolate Atlit2015 ecotype Zavitan chromosome 1B, WEW_v2.0, whole genome shotgun sequence, the genomic segment AGACGAACGGCACGATCCCTTGCGGCAGAGCGGCCTACGTACGTACACGGCAACATGTCACGTACGTACTTTGTTGGAATTGTCATCATCATGAATTGTCATCGCATCATGTATTCGTACCTGGACAACGGCGATGCGCAGCAGCGTGCCTCGGAGGCCGACGGCGGCGGAGGAGACGGCCATGACCGCCGGGCCGAGCAGGAAGCGGACGGCCATGGTGGACGCCGCGGCCGATTTGCCGCAGGCGATGAGCTTGGGCTGCAGGGCCATGAACAGCCCCAGGCTGAACATGGCCATCCCCAGCCCCGCGTCGGAGAGGATGGAGATGGACTTGGCCACGATCGCCGGCATGGTGACGTGGTACCTGCGGCGACGGGTCGGCACGGCCGTCGTCATGACTGATCATCACTGatcgatcgaagaagaagaaggtggATCACGTACCGGAACTCGATGAGTGACCAGACGAGGCCGACGACGCTGGCGTACGTGTTGGGGTTCCGGATCAGCCGGCGCCACACCATGGTCAGGATCAGCCGCAGCATCACGCTCGCCGGCGGCTTTCCCACCTCGCCGCCGTCCTTCTTCGTCTCATCCTGCTCCTGCTCCTTCTCCGCCGCCTCCGTGCCGGCCTCCAGCCTCTCCAGCGACTCCTGCGTGGCCGCCTCGGACTTGACGCGCTCGCCGCCGGTCGCCCCCGGCCGGTTCGCTGCAACAAAGGTTTTTTTTAGCATAACAGAGGTTTTCGTTCACGTTCGAGTACGTGTGCGTTTGCGAGATGATCGGATCACTGATAAGGCGGAGTCAGTTTGGGGATGTGGAGAGAGACTGATGGGCGTACATCTGGAGGAGTCGGAGTTGATGGACGTCGTGTCGGAGGGGGCACGCCGGCGGCCGCTTTCCTTGGTGCTGCTGCGGAAGACCGGCAGGCCGCTCACCTCGGACGCGCCGGACGCGCCGGAGCTCCAGTCGAACATGTGCACGTTGTCCTTGGGGTCGTCCACCGGCGCCACGGCCGCCGCCGATCTGCCCCGCGGCGCGTGCTCGTCGTAGCTGGCGGACGGCCTCGGCGTGTGCTGCCGCGACGAGTGCAGCGAGAACAGGTCGGCCGCGCCGAAGCTGGACGCGCGCACCGcgccgtgcggcggcggcggcggcggcagagcgggCGCGGCGCCGCCCCCGCCTCCCGTGGTCGCGGAGAAGTCGCCGTGGGTGAAGCTGGAGGAGCCCCTGGGCGTGTGGTTCCGCGACGAGCTCACCGAGTAGATCTCTATGCCGGTCAGGTTCGACCCGCGCGGCGGCGACATCCCCGCCGCGGCGCCGTTGTGGAGGGAGCGACGGGAGACCGACGCCGCGGACCGGCGCACGACGACGCGCATGCTCCCGTCGGGCGCGACCTCGGCCTGCGCCTCGGCGTGGCTGCTGTCGAGCGACACGACGTCGGGGTCGACGCGCACGtccgcgacggcggcggccgggaaCCTGCCCGAGATGAGGAGGCGCGCGGCGCGGAACTCGAAGAGGAAGAGCAGCAGCGTGCACCAGATGATGCACTGGAGCACGACGATCTGCACCATGAGGTCGCCGGCGTGGCGGCCGTACATGGCGACGAGGAGCGGGATGCCCATGATGAGCGTGTTGGGCATGGTCGCGGAGGAGAAGAGCGTGATGGACCAGTCGAGGCCGGCGAAGGGGACGGGGAGGCGGGACCAGACGGCGAGCGAGGCGAGGACGAGGAGCTTCTGCAGCGTGTCGGCGGCGGCGAAGCGCAGGTCCATGGCGTACAGGTTGCTGCCGGAGATGACCTTGAAGGAGAGCAGCGGGACGGCGAAGACGGCGACGAAGCGGTTGATCCCGGCGCACTGGTCCGCCGTGATCACCCCCCACCACCGCACGGAGCCGTACGCCAGGATCATCGCCACGTACAGCGGCACCATCGCCGTCAGCACCGTGTACAGATCATGCCACGAGATCATGGCGCCGCCCAGCCGGCCACGTACAGGACCTCCTTCTCCGAGGACGACGACGATCACCGCGCCGCCGGCCGAGCGATCTTTGACTGGGCGATCAGTGGAGGGATCGATCCGGAGTCGGTTGCATGCAAATCGATGGAGGGCGAGTGGATCGCGGGGCAGTGCGGTGTGTCCGTGCTCCTGGCTTTTGCGGCACGCGCGGGTGGGGATTATTTATACCGTGGGCCGGGTCTGCATCTCGACCGAGGCCCGCCAGGCATTCCGAACGGTAAGCAGTAAATCACATCAAATCCACAGTGGATTTTTGCATCGTGTTTCTTTCTCTTTTCATCTCACGATGAAATCTTTCAACTTACAACGTGTTTCTTGCTGCATTTTCGTCGCAATGCGCTGTCCAACGAGTAACTGGAATGCTGATAAGGAACGTCACTTTGACCTCTGCCTTTTCGCGGCTAGATATTTTCTGGGTTTTGCTGTGGGATCATTTACGTGTTAATGTATGCATGTGCTCCCTTCATTCCAGATTACAAGGAAAGTTAGTATGTTTCTACGTATACATATCTTTGTGATATTGATATTTTTTTGTCAAAAAATGTTTCTACGTATACATTATATGATTTCTGAGATGTGGATACTCAACATATCTAGGGCATTAGATGCATGCGTCTACAAAATAGACGAAATGCACCATAAAGTTGCGTGCGTCTACATATCTTGAAGGAACATTTCTAGACAATAGTGAGATCTTGTCATGCGTCTACAAAATAGACGAAATGCACCATAAAGTTGCGTGCGTCTACATATCTTGAAGGAACATTTCTAGACAATAGTGAGATCTTGTCACC encodes:
- the LOC119312620 gene encoding probable auxin efflux carrier component 3b, which codes for MISWHDLYTVLTAMVPLYVAMILAYGSVRWWGVITADQCAGINRFVAVFAVPLLSFKVISGSNLYAMDLRFAAADTLQKLLVLASLAVWSRLPVPFAGLDWSITLFSSATMPNTLIMGIPLLVAMYGRHAGDLMVQIVVLQCIIWCTLLLFLFEFRAARLLISGRFPAAAVADVRVDPDVVSLDSSHAEAQAEVAPDGSMRVVVRRSAASVSRRSLHNGAAAGMSPPRGSNLTGIEIYSVSSSRNHTPRGSSSFTHGDFSATTGGGGGAAPALPPPPPPHGAVRASSFGAADLFSLHSSRQHTPRPSASYDEHAPRGRSAAAVAPVDDPKDNVHMFDWSSGASGASEVSGLPVFRSSTKESGRRRAPSDTTSINSDSSRSNRPGATGGERVKSEAATQESLERLEAGTEAAEKEQEQDETKKDGGEVGKPPASVMLRLILTMVWRRLIRNPNTYASVVGLVWSLIEFRYHVTMPAIVAKSISILSDAGLGMAMFSLGLFMALQPKLIACGKSAAASTMAVRFLLGPAVMAVSSAAVGLRGTLLRIAVVQAALPQGIVPFVFAKEYNLHAAILCTGVIFGMLIAVPIVLLYYIILGLL